A stretch of Desulfurivibrio alkaliphilus AHT 2 DNA encodes these proteins:
- the istB gene encoding IS21-like element helper ATPase IstB, whose translation MLIHPTIEKLESLRLGGMVAALKEQQNMDLSDLSFEERLGLLVDREAVERDNRRLKTRLRQARLRHQACIEDIDFRHPRGLDKALIMRLAECSWLRQHQNMIITGPTGAGKSYLTCAFAQKACRSGYTASYQRIPRLFEEINLAKGDGRYVKLMAGMAKVDLLVLDDFGLSPLNREQRHDLLEVLEDRYQLRSTLVASQLPHEHWHQQIGDPTLADAILDRLIHNAHIIQLKPKGGSMRKAKANLTAPTREE comes from the coding sequence AAAGAGCAACAGAACATGGACCTGAGCGACCTGAGCTTCGAAGAGCGGCTGGGGCTGCTGGTGGACCGGGAGGCGGTGGAGCGGGACAACCGCCGGCTCAAGACCCGGCTCCGCCAAGCCCGGCTGCGCCACCAGGCCTGTATCGAGGATATCGACTTCAGGCACCCCCGTGGCCTGGATAAAGCGTTGATCATGCGCTTGGCGGAATGCTCCTGGCTGCGACAGCACCAGAACATGATCATCACCGGCCCCACCGGCGCCGGCAAGTCTTATCTGACCTGCGCCTTTGCCCAAAAAGCCTGCCGCAGTGGCTATACCGCCAGCTACCAGCGGATACCCCGGCTTTTTGAAGAGATCAATCTGGCCAAGGGCGATGGTCGTTACGTCAAACTGATGGCCGGGATGGCCAAGGTGGATCTGCTGGTGCTCGACGACTTCGGCCTGTCACCGCTGAACCGGGAGCAGCGGCATGATCTGCTGGAAGTCCTGGAGGACCGTTACCAGCTCCGTTCCACCCTGGTGGCCAGTCAGCTGCCCCATGAACACTGGCACCAACAGATCGGCGACCCCACCCTCGCCGACGCCATCCTGGATCGCCTGATCCACAACGCCCACATCATCCAACTAAAACCAAAAGGAGGATCAATGAGAAAGGCAAAAGCCAACTTGACAGCACCGACTCGGGAAGAGTAA